TGTACGGCGGCCGCTGGGGCGTGCTGGCCGTGCTGTTCGTCCACATGGTGCTCGCGATCGAGGGACTGCTCTGGCGTCACGCCCGGGTCTCCAGCGACGTCCTGGTATGGCTGCTCGGCGCGACCAGCGCGTGGATGCTCGCCGACGTCCTGGACCAGCCCGGCAACGGCTCCGGCTGGCTGTTCGACCAGCCCGGCCAGGAGTACCTGTGGATCGGGCTGCCGATCGCCCTCGGCGCCCTGGTCCACTGCCTCGGCGACGCACTGACCGTCTCCGGCTGCCCGGTGCTGTGGCCGATCCCCATCGGACGCAAGCGCTGGTACCCGGTCGGGCCGCCCAAGGGCCTACGGTTCCGAGCCGGCAGCTGGGTGGAGATCAAGGTGCTCACCCCGGTGTTCATGGGCGCCGGCGGCGTCTGCGCGGTGGGCGCGCTCGGCTTCTTCGGCAACGGCTGAGCCGCCCGCTGCGTCGCCGCCGCGCGGCCGGGGTGACCCCAAGGAGGGCTGGGCGCTGTACGCGGAGCGCCTGATGGACGAACTGGGCTTCCTGACCGACCCGGCCCGGCGCCTCGGCCACCTGGACAAGCAGATGCTGCGGATCATCCGGGTGATCGTCGACATCGGCATGCACCTGGGACTCGCCATCCCCGCCGACTCCGCCACCGGCGGGGCGGGCTTCCACCCCGGCGAACGCTGGACCCCGGAGCCGGCCACCGCGTTCATGGCCGCCCACCACGGCAGCGACATCCCGCGCCGCACCAGCGAGATCTCCCGCTACCTCGGCTGGCCCGGCCAGGCCATCGGCTACAAGCTCGGCGAACGGACCTGGCTGGACGGCCGGGAAGCGGCCCGGCACCGGCTGGGCGCCGACTTCGACCTCCGGGCCTGGCACACGGGCGTGCTCGCCCAGGGCTCGCTCGGCCTGGCCGACCTGGCCGCCAGGCTCGCGCGCCCCTGAGCGGCTTGCCGTCGGCCGGGGAGCGGGGCCCCGGAAAACCGTCGGCCCGGGACCGGGGGTGCCGGTCCCGGGCCGACGGGGCGGCTCAGCGCAGCCCGGCGAACAGGTCGTTCTCGGGCAGAGCCGCGCCGGTGGTGTCGTGGACCCGGACGAAGGTCTCCACGCCCATCAGCTCGGTGAACCTCTCCTTGCCCATCTTCAGGAAGAAGATGTTCTCGCCCTGGCTGGCGTGCGCGGCCAGCGCGTCGAACTTCTGGCCGCCGAACTCGGTGGTGTCCACCCAGGTGGTGATCTCCTCGTCCGGCAGCCCGATCTCGGGCATCTCGGGCGTCTCGGCGGCCTTCGCCGGGTCCTGCTCCGAGTCCGGGTTCGGCTCCTCCCAGTCCGCGCCGAGCTCGCGCATGACCTCCCCGAAGCGCTGCATCGCCGAGCGCGGCGCCGTCGTCCAGTAGACCTTCGGCGTCATCCCGGTGAGCTCCAGGGCGGCCATCGTGATGCGGTTCGCCTGGATGTGGTCGGGGTGGCCGTAGAAGCCGTTCTCGTCGTAGGTCACCACCACGTCGGGTCGGTACTGCCGCAGCAGTTCGGCGAGGCGGGCGGCGCCCTCCGCCACCGGGGTGCGCCAGAAGGACCCGGGCGCGTCATTGGCCGCCCAGCCCATCATCCCGGAGTCGGCGTACTCCAGGAGCTCCAGGTGCGAGACCTTCAGGATCTCGCAGCTCGCCTCCAGCTCCCGCCGGCGCAGGGCGGCGACGGCCGCCGGATCGTGCCCGGGGTCGCCCGGCTTGACGCCCCCCGGCCCGTCGCCGCAGCCGCCGTCGGTACAGGTGACGAGGACCGTACGGATGCCCTCCGCCGCGTACCGGGCGAGGACACCGCCCGTGCCGGTGGCCTCGTCGTCGGGGTGCGCGTGGACCGCCATCATCGTCAGGGGCCGGTCAGCCATGAAATCCATCCTCCGGTCGGAAAAGTGCTCGGCCTGAGTCTGCGCCACGAGGGCCGTCGGCCGCCCCGCATTATCGTCCCTCGGGGCCCGCCGGGAGGAATCGGTCCGGCCGGGTGCCGGTCGGCGGCGCCGTAGCCACCGGCCGGCATCCTGTGGAGGTGCTGCTAGCCGTGCGTCACGCAGGAGTTGGCGCTGTTGGACCAGAGGCCCTGGAGGTCGAAGGTGCCGGTGCTCAAGGTGACGTAGGCGTCCATGTTCTCGCACTCGTCGCCGATCTCACCGCCGCCGCCGTTCCAGCCGATGCTGGGCCAGAAGTCGGTCACGGTCTCGGCGTACTCGTGCGTCTCGGTGGACTCGATGCCGGAGAGCAGGCGGCCGTCCGTGAAGGTGGTGCAGGCGCCGGCGCCGAGGTCCGGGATGTACGGCAGGTTGGTGTAGGCCAGGGTGCCGTACGCGCTGCTCGTCTTGTCGTGCCAGGCGCAGAAGCCGGAGTTGGGGAAGCCGTCCGGGTGCGTGCCGGTGGCGGAGACGACCACGTACTGGGCGTTGAGGTTGGGCGCCTGGGTGGTGTTTCCGAAGTGGGCGGCGGCCTTGCCGGCCTCGGCGGCGAGCTGGGTGGCGGTCGCACTGCCGGGTGCGGCGGCGGAGTTGTCGAACCAGACGCCGGCCAGCGGGGAGGAGGCCGGGTGCTGGACGTGGGTGCCCTTGGTGCCGCAGGTGGTGGTGCCCTTGGCGACGCCCTCGCAGTACTGGTCGAGGACGGTGCCCCAGGTGTCCTGGCTGCCGTAGAGGCCGTTGAACATCTTCTGCAGGTCGGGCGCCACACCGGCCGGGTCGGAGGACCACTGCGAGCCCCAGAAGACCAGGTACACCTTCGGAGTGGGGGACACCACGCCCTGGCTGGCGCTGGAGCGGACCGACAGGGTGTTGCCGGCGCTCGCGGCGGTCCGCTGGGCGGCCCCGGAGTGGAGCGGCTTGGCGCCGAAGTGGGCTGCCGTGGGGGCGGGTTGGGCCTGGGCGCCGCCGGCCAGCGTGGTGGTGCCGAAGGCGGCCAGGGCCAGCGCGGCCAGGGTGTGGGCGGCGGCCTTGAAGGATGTGCGCATGCGTCTGCTCCCGAGTGTGAGGGTGTGGGAGGTCCGTACGTGCGTGTGAGCCCCGACACCACATCAGCCCGGCGGCCGGCCCGTCCAGGTGCGGGGAGGGGGCGGCGGGAAGTCTTTGCCGTGCTCATACCAAGCCCTTGTCCGGAAGCCGGAGCCGGATCCGGAGCCAGCCGGAGCCGGAGCCGAGGGTGCGGAGGCCGGTACTACGATGCGCAGCGACACTTTCCAGCCGATCGACGGGGTAACGGGGAATCCGATGACGGGTCAGACGACGGGTCAGACGACGGGCCAGTGGCAGGAGCTGGGCACGCCCGGCGGGATCGAGGCGTACGTGCACCGCCCGGAGGGCGAGGTGCGCGGCGCGGTGGTGGTCTGCTCCGAGCTGTACGGGGTCAACCCGTACCTCCGGGGCGTCTGCGCCGAGTTGGCGGGCCTCGGGTACGTGGCGGTGGCGCCGGACTTCTACTGGCGCAACGCCCGCCGCACCGAACTCGGGTACAGCGCCGAGGAACGGGAGGCCGGCCTGGTGCTGATGCGCGCCCTGGACCGCGACGAACTGGTTGCCGACGCCGCCGAGGCGCTGGCCGCGGCCACGGTACTGGCCGAGGGGCACGGGGTGGCCTTCGTCGGGACGAGCATGGGCGGGCACATCGCGGTGCGCGCCGCCACCGAGCTGCGCTTCGAGCTGGCCGCCGTGTTCTACCCCGGCTGGCTGCTCACCTCGGGCTTCCCGCTGGTCGGCCCGGTGCCGCCGCTGGAGACGGCCGAGCGCATCGCGGCCAACGGCGTGTACCTGCTGGGCTTCTGCGGCGAGCTGGACCACATCCTCCCGCCGGAGGAGTGGCAGCAGGCCGAGCGCCGGCTTACCGAGGCCGGGGTCGGCCACGAGTTGGTCACCTACCCGGGGGCCCGCCACGGCTTCGCGGCCGACCGTCCGGCGGACCACGACGCCGCCGCGACGGCCGACGCCTGGCGGCGCGTCCACCGGGCGCTGGCCGAACGGCTGTAGGCGGGGCCGGGCAGGACCGTACGGGGCACGCGGCCCCGTCGGACGGGCGATCGGGCCTGTCCGGCGGGGCCGTCGGCGTTCCCGCCACTGCCGTCGGTCCCTGCCGAGTGCCCGCGAGCGGAGGGACGGTCGACGCAGGACACGGTGTGTCCTATGGTGAATGTCGTGTCCTCGCCGCGCGGGGCCGTCAGCACCGGGACGTGAAGGAGAGCCACGGCATGACCGACACATTCGAGGCGGACAAGAGCGAACTGGTGGACCTCGCCCACCGCCGGATGCGGGAGGCGATCCCCGACAGCGGCTGGACGGTACGGCAGAAACTCGCCCTGACCTGCCGCATCCTGTTCGACGCAGGACACGACTCCGGCCTGGCCGGGCAGATCACCGCCCGCGCCGAGCGCCCGGGCACGTACTACACCCAGCGCCTGGGGCTCGGCTTCGACGAGATCACCGAGACCAACCTGCTGCTGGTGGACGAGGACCTGAACGTCCTGGAGGGCGACGGGATGGCCAACCCGGCCAACCGGTTCCACAGTTGGGTCTACCGCGCCCGCCCCGACGTCCACTGCATCATCCACACCCACCCGCTGCACATCTCCGCGCTGTCCATGCTGGAGACCCCGCTGGTCGTCTCCCACATGGACACGTGTCCGCTGTACCAGGACTGCGCCTTCCTGGAGAAGTGGCCCGGCATCCCCGTCGGCAACGAGGAGGGCGAGCTCATCGCGGCCGCGCTCGGCGACAAGCGGGCGCTCCTGCTGGCGCACCACGGGCAGTTGGTCGCGGCCGGCACGGTCGAGGAGGCCTGCACCCTGGCGCTGCTCTTCGAACGGGCCGCCCAGCTGCAGTTGTCGGCGAGCGCCGCCGGGAGGATCCGGGAGATCCCCGACCTGCTGGCGCGGGAGGCGCACGACTGGATCTCCACCCCCAAGCGCGGCCAGGCCAACTTCGCCTACTACGCCCGCCGCGCCCTGCGAGCCGGCCACGGCGACGCGCTGGACGGCACCACCTCCACCACCAGCACCTCCACCACCAGCAACTCCACACCCGGCACCTCCACCCCCGGCACCTCCACCCCCGGCACCTCCACCCCCGGCACCTCCGCCCCGCCTCCGACCGGAACGGACGCTGACATGACCGACACCCCGCTCGAAGGGATCATCGCCTACCCGGTGACCCCGTTCTCCCGCACCGACGGCAGTCCGGACCTCGCCCGACTCGCCGAGCTGATCGACCGGCTGGTCGCCTCCGGCTGCCATGCGATCGCCCCGCTGGGATCCGCCGGCGAGAGCGCCTACCTGGAGGACCGGGAGTGGTACGACGCCGCCGAGGCCTCGGTCGCCGCCGTCGCCGGCCGGGTGCCGACCGTGGTCGGCATCGCCGAGCTCACCACCGCCGGCGCCGTTCGCCGGGCCCGCTACGCCGAACACGTGGGCGCCGACGTGGTGATGGTGCTGCCGCTGTCGTACTGGAGGCTGGACGAGAGGGAGGTCACCCGGCACTTCCAGGAGGTCGCCGGGGCGATCGGCATCCCGCTGATGGTCTACAACAACCCGGCCACCGCCGGGGTCGACCTCTCGCCCGAGCTGCTGCACCGGCTGGTCGACCGGGTGGAGAACATCACCATGGTCAAGGAGAGCAGCGGCGACCTCCAGCGGATGCACCGCCTCGCCCAACTCTCCGGCGGCGCACTGCCGTTCTACAACGGCTCCAACCCGCTGGCACTGGAGGCCTTCGCGGCCGGGGCGGCCGGCTGGTGTACGGCGGCGCCCTGCGTGATCCCGGAGCTCACCCTGGAGCTGTACCGCGCGGTACTGGCCGGGGACCCGGACACCGCCCGCCGGGTGTTCTACCGCCAGCTGCCGGTACTGCAGTTCCTGCTCGGCGGCGGGCTGCCGGCCACCGTCAAGGCGGGGCTGGCGCTGCAGGGCCTGGACGTCGGCGAGCCCCGGCGGCCGCTGCTGCCGCTGGACGAGGACGGCACCGCGCAGCTGGCGTGGCTGCTGGCCGACGCGGGTGCCGTCCCGGCGGCGTGACCGCATCGGCCACGCACGCAGGCGGAAGCCGGGGACGTCGGCCCGTCGGCCCCGCCGGGCCTCAGGGCAGGGTGGGCACCCGCTCGGAGGGGCCGGCCGGGTCGTCGTGGATGACCACCAGGATCTCGGCCGGCTCCGCGCCGGTGCTCCGACAGCGGTGGGGGAGCGCCGAGTTGAAGTAGACGCTGTCCCCGGGGCCGAGCCGCACGGTCCGCTCGGGGAACTCCAGCTCCGCGGTGCCCGCGTGGACGAAGAGGAACTCCTCGCCGTCGTGGGACTTGTACGGCGATCCGGTCGCGTCGGTCGGCGGGTACATCACGAACGGCACCATCTGTTTGCCGCTGAGGCCGGTCGCGATGCCCTCGTAGTGCGGGGCGCCGGGGCCGGCCCCGGCGGCGATCGGGGTGCGCTCCTCGGCGCGTACCACGGTGACGAGTTCGGGCTCCACCTCGTCCGAGAAGAGCCGCCCGACGTCCACTCCGAGCGCGCGGGCCAGCTTGAGCGCGGTGGAGATCGACGGGTCGGCGAGGCCGCGCTCGACCTTGGAGAGGTAGCTCTTGGTGACACCGGCCTGCTCGGCGAGCGCCTCCAGGCTGAGCCGGTTCTGCTTCCGCAGCACCCGCAGTCTGCTGCTCATGCGCCACCCCTCACCCGCGGAATCGTCCGGTCCAGTATCCCATCGCGCACCGGCGGCCGGTCACGGCCCGGGCCGGTCAGCCGGCCAGGTTGGCCCCCGTGACCATGGCGGTCAGCAACAGCCAGCAGGCGACGGGGATGCCGAGGACGAGGGCGAGCGGCCACTGCGCCCCCACGAAGATGAGGCTGCCGAAGAAGGCGGCGAGCACGAAGAAGCCGTACGCGATCAGCGGGAACTTCCAGGTGTCCCGGCGCAGGCCGCCCACACCGTAGACGGTGAGCGTCGCACCCGCGGCGACCACCAGGGCGACCTGGAAGGAGGCCAGCCAGGGGGTGTCCGGGTTCCGGGCGCGGTGGCCGTGGTAAGAGAGCTCGGCCACCCGGCCGTTCCACACCGTCAGGTCCACGTACGTGCCGACCGCGACGTCCTCGTAGAAGGCCGCGCCGACGTCGAAGAAGCCGCCGGTGACCGTCTCCCGGGCGACGGTCAGCTCGTACTCGGTGTCGTCGTTGCCGTTGA
The genomic region above belongs to Streptomyces sp. 1331.2 and contains:
- a CDS encoding helix-turn-helix domain-containing protein; amino-acid sequence: MSSRLRVLRKQNRLSLEALAEQAGVTKSYLSKVERGLADPSISTALKLARALGVDVGRLFSDEVEPELVTVVRAEERTPIAAGAGPGAPHYEGIATGLSGKQMVPFVMYPPTDATGSPYKSHDGEEFLFVHAGTAELEFPERTVRLGPGDSVYFNSALPHRCRSTGAEPAEILVVIHDDPAGPSERVPTLP
- a CDS encoding metal-dependent hydrolase, which produces MMGPAHSLSGAAAWLAVGAAAAGLGEPMPWPVLLAGALICAGAALAPDLDHKAATISRAFGPVSRALCEVIDNLSHAVYKTTRGKGDPRRSGGHRTLTHTWLWAVLCGAGAAAVAVYGGRWGVLAVLFVHMVLAIEGLLWRHARVSSDVLVWLLGATSAWMLADVLDQPGNGSGWLFDQPGQEYLWIGLPIALGALVHCLGDALTVSGCPVLWPIPIGRKRWYPVGPPKGLRFRAGSWVEIKVLTPVFMGAGGVCAVGALGFFGNG
- a CDS encoding aldolase: MTDTFEADKSELVDLAHRRMREAIPDSGWTVRQKLALTCRILFDAGHDSGLAGQITARAERPGTYYTQRLGLGFDEITETNLLLVDEDLNVLEGDGMANPANRFHSWVYRARPDVHCIIHTHPLHISALSMLETPLVVSHMDTCPLYQDCAFLEKWPGIPVGNEEGELIAAALGDKRALLLAHHGQLVAAGTVEEACTLALLFERAAQLQLSASAAGRIREIPDLLAREAHDWISTPKRGQANFAYYARRALRAGHGDALDGTTSTTSTSTTSNSTPGTSTPGTSTPGTSTPGTSAPPPTGTDADMTDTPLEGIIAYPVTPFSRTDGSPDLARLAELIDRLVASGCHAIAPLGSAGESAYLEDREWYDAAEASVAAVAGRVPTVVGIAELTTAGAVRRARYAEHVGADVVMVLPLSYWRLDEREVTRHFQEVAGAIGIPLMVYNNPATAGVDLSPELLHRLVDRVENITMVKESSGDLQRMHRLAQLSGGALPFYNGSNPLALEAFAAGAAGWCTAAPCVIPELTLELYRAVLAGDPDTARRVFYRQLPVLQFLLGGGLPATVKAGLALQGLDVGEPRRPLLPLDEDGTAQLAWLLADAGAVPAA
- a CDS encoding PIG-L family deacetylase, yielding MADRPLTMMAVHAHPDDEATGTGGVLARYAAEGIRTVLVTCTDGGCGDGPGGVKPGDPGHDPAAVAALRRRELEASCEILKVSHLELLEYADSGMMGWAANDAPGSFWRTPVAEGAARLAELLRQYRPDVVVTYDENGFYGHPDHIQANRITMAALELTGMTPKVYWTTAPRSAMQRFGEVMRELGADWEEPNPDSEQDPAKAAETPEMPEIGLPDEEITTWVDTTEFGGQKFDALAAHASQGENIFFLKMGKERFTELMGVETFVRVHDTTGAALPENDLFAGLR
- a CDS encoding dienelactone hydrolase family protein, which produces MTGQTTGQTTGQWQELGTPGGIEAYVHRPEGEVRGAVVVCSELYGVNPYLRGVCAELAGLGYVAVAPDFYWRNARRTELGYSAEEREAGLVLMRALDRDELVADAAEALAAATVLAEGHGVAFVGTSMGGHIAVRAATELRFELAAVFYPGWLLTSGFPLVGPVPPLETAERIAANGVYLLGFCGELDHILPPEEWQQAERRLTEAGVGHELVTYPGARHGFAADRPADHDAAATADAWRRVHRALAERL